The Methanobacterium formicicum DSM 3637 nucleotide sequence TGCTTCTTCATGAGTTATAAGTCCAGGGTGTGCTAATACATCAACATCAGCACAGTTAACCGCACTCCAGTTGGTTCCCTCAATCACTGGTTCCACCAGTGTTTCACCGTGCACAACAATAACCTCTGCACCTAGTTCCTTGGCTTTTTTGGCCAGTTTTGGGATTATTTCAGAGGGTGCATGGGTTATTTCTGCTCCTGGAACAATTTCAATGTCCCAGTTATCTCTAATATCTAGAACTGCGTTAATCACGCGGCCAACACAGTCCAGATTGGAAGCATCCACGTGGTCTGTGATTGCCACTGCCTGATGTCCTAGAACACAGGCTCGCCGTGCTATTTCTGAAGGTAAGAGTTCACCATCACTGAATATGCTGTGGGTGTGTAAGTCGATTCGTTTTCCCATATAGGGGTCTCCTGATTTTGTTACATTACTTGTTATTTAATGTTAATTTTACCATTTAACCTATTATATCATTTAATTCAATTTTACCATTTACCTATTAATTCAATAATCATTAATGTCAATTAAATTACCTTTATTATTTATTTATCAGGGAATATAATAAATGTGGTGATAAATTGCAATCGTTAGTCTTTGCCCCCTCTCACATAACTGGTTTTTTTGAGATCATTGACCATCCTAACCCTTTGATTAAGGGATCCCGTGGAGCGGGAGTGGTTCTGGACCAGGGAGTTCTAACCAAGGTGGATGTATGTGAAGGAAACGGTGAACTCATTATCAAAACCAATGGAAAAACCAATGACCACAACTCTCCACTGGAAAGTTCAGTAACCTATAAAACTATGGATTTGCTTAAAAATCATTTTTCTGATGGAATAGAATGGAATAACCTTAAAATTACTATTGATCATGAGATCAACGTCCCCATAGAATCTGGATTCGGAGCATCAGCCGGATTTGCACTGGGCACATCAATAGGACTTTCAAAACTCCTCAAACTACCTTTAACCTTTAATCAGGCCGCAGCGGTTGCCCATAATGCAGAAGTAGACCTTAAAACAGGTCTGGGTGATGTTATTGGATCAGTGGTTGGAGGGTTCCCCATTAGAATTGAACCTGGTGCCCCCGGGCAGGGGAAGGCCGATAAACTTCTTGATGGTTGTGATGACCGTACTAATAATGAGGAAGGACTCTTTGTAATATCAAAAAGTTTAGGAACCATTGAAACAGCATCTGTACTGACTGATCCTGCTATGGCAAGTAAATTGAGTAGTATAGCCCGAGAATTACTTCAAAAATTACTCATCAATCCCCAGGTTACACATTTCATGGATTTATCCCTTGAATTTGCCCAGAAAACAGGTTTAATTGATCCGGAGGTGATGGAGATTGTTGATGTCCTGAAAGATGAGACCCTGGGCGCATCCATGGCCATGCTTGGAAAAACAGCATTTGCAATATCTGATACTCCTGATTCCAGTGTGGAAGGATCAATGGTTGCCAGGGTTGACCACTGTGGTTGTAGAATTGTTTAAGAAAAATAGACCGTATTTGGGGATAAATAAAGATTTGCAGAACTGCTTAAAAGAAATTAATGGGTTTAAACGAGATTTAATAGTCTAATTGTTAATTCAGATATGTTCTTTGTCTTAATGATTGTTTTCGTGTGATATGATGTTTTTTTGTATCTGAGTATGTTTTTTGAGGGTTTATGTGGAATTAAAGATTTAATTTAGAAACTTGGAGATTTAAACGTTTTGTGTTATGTTTAAATTAAATCTACCTTTAGGTTAAAACATCTTCAATAATGTAGTTGATCCCTTCTGCATCCATTCTATTGGTTAAGGTCCGGGTCATTTTACCCACTGCAAATATTAAAACGTTTAATCCACGATTGGCAGCAGCAATTGCTGCTTGAGGGGTGGCAAATTCAAAATCTGGTTTGATTTCCAGTTTATCTGCCATGGATCTGGAGACAGTTCCCATGATACCTACCCTCTGGATACGATTTTCATATTTTGCCAGAATCTCCTGAACATTTTCAAGATCACAGACACGGCTACCACCCTGGTTAATGGTGGGGAGTTTGATAATAACTACAAATCCTGGTTCAAGTTCGATTGTCCCACCTAAACTGACCAGAGCTACATCTTCACCCTTTTTAGCATCATGAAGTACTTCAGCATGGGCAGAAGTCTTTTCTTTACCTGCATACAGAGTTCCCTCATCCATTTTAAGCCACACTGCTTCCCCTTCCTTCAGGTTTTCACGGGCAATGGCTGGCCATACAGATTTGTAGGTGTTCATGGTATCTATGACCTGATCTGCATATTTACGGAGATCATTAGCACCAGTTTTCACCTTTTCAATCCCACGTTTGGTGATCTTGTAACGTGCCTGGCCACTGCCTGTTTCAACCCATCCTTCATCCACTAAACTCTTTAAATTCTCTGAAACCGCTTGAACAGTGATGCCCAACTGGTCGGCAATATCCTTTTGACGTAGATGTGGTTGGCCTTTGGCAATCTCTGCCAGGATCTGAAACTTGGTAAGTTCACCCTTTTTCTTGAAAACTTTCATATGATCATCCCTTTTAGGATTTTAACATCTGAATTTTTTATAATATTTATATTTTTAT carries:
- a CDS encoding histidinol phosphate phosphatase domain-containing protein — translated: MGKRIDLHTHSIFSDGELLPSEIARRACVLGHQAVAITDHVDASNLDCVGRVINAVLDIRDNWDIEIVPGAEITHAPSEIIPKLAKKAKELGAEVIVVHGETLVEPVIEGTNWSAVNCADVDVLAHPGLITHEEARIAKENDIALEISARRGHSLGNGHVVQVAREVGANLVVDTDTHAPGDLVNCEMAKKIALGAGLPENEIKKVLRDNPLHILEKKGIL
- a CDS encoding pantoate kinase — its product is MQSLVFAPSHITGFFEIIDHPNPLIKGSRGAGVVLDQGVLTKVDVCEGNGELIIKTNGKTNDHNSPLESSVTYKTMDLLKNHFSDGIEWNNLKITIDHEINVPIESGFGASAGFALGTSIGLSKLLKLPLTFNQAAAVAHNAEVDLKTGLGDVIGSVVGGFPIRIEPGAPGQGKADKLLDGCDDRTNNEEGLFVISKSLGTIETASVLTDPAMASKLSSIARELLQKLLINPQVTHFMDLSLEFAQKTGLIDPEVMEIVDVLKDETLGASMAMLGKTAFAISDTPDSSVEGSMVARVDHCGCRIV
- a CDS encoding MarR family transcriptional regulator, which produces MKVFKKKGELTKFQILAEIAKGQPHLRQKDIADQLGITVQAVSENLKSLVDEGWVETGSGQARYKITKRGIEKVKTGANDLRKYADQVIDTMNTYKSVWPAIARENLKEGEAVWLKMDEGTLYAGKEKTSAHAEVLHDAKKGEDVALVSLGGTIELEPGFVVIIKLPTINQGGSRVCDLENVQEILAKYENRIQRVGIMGTVSRSMADKLEIKPDFEFATPQAAIAAANRGLNVLIFAVGKMTRTLTNRMDAEGINYIIEDVLT